GCGCCGTGCCCGTCCGGCATGACCACATAAGCCGGCAGCGAATCGCTCTCGGAACCCAATCCGTAGATCAGCCACGATCCCATGCTGGGAAAGCCCGGCACCGTCCGGCCGCTGAACAACTGATATTGGGCCGCGGAATGGACCACCATGTCGCCGTGGCAGGAACGAACGACCGCCAGGTCGTCGACGTGGCGCGCGACGTTCGGCAGCAGGTCGGAGACCTCGATGCCGCTCTGGCCGTGGCGATCGAATCGCCGCTTGGTGCCCAGCAGCCGGGCGTCTTTGGCGATGAACTGGTATTTGGCCTCGCCGAATTGTGCCGGCCGCGGCTGCCCGTCGAGCTGGTTCAAGAGCGGCTTTGGATCGAAGGTCTCGATATGACTTGGGCCGCCGGCCATGAACAGGAAGATCACCGCCTTGGCCTTGGCGTCCGGCACGTGCGGCGGCTTGGCCGCCAGCGGATTGGCGCCGCGGGCGGCGTTCTCGCGCACGAGCGACGCCAGCGCCAGCGAGCCGAAGCCGCAAAATGCCCGCTCGATGAATTCCCGTCGCGTATTGGTAGGGCAACTGTGCATGAACCGATTATAGCGTACCAGTGCGTGACAGAGTCAGCGGGGACTACGGTTGTGGATGTAGTCAATCGCCGGCAACGCTGCTGGACCTGCCATTGCAGCCCGGTTCGGATTATCATGTTGGAATGAAAACGCAGACGGATCCCAAGGTCGATTATGCCTTCAAGCACGTGTTTGGCCGCGAGCAGAGCAAGCCGGCCTTGATGAGCCTGCTGAACGCGGTCTTGCTGCCGGCGCAGGGCCAGGAAATCGCCAGCCTCGAGCCGCTCACGCCCTTCAACGAAAAGAACGCCGCCAACGCCAAACTCTCCATCGTCGATCTCAAGGCATGTGACCAGAGCGGCCGGCAGTTTTTTATCGAAATGCAGATGCTGGCCAGCTCGGCGTTCCGCCAGCGAGCTCTCTATTACTGGGCGTGGCTGCACCAGGACCAACTGCACGAAAGCGAAGACTATCCGGCCTTACGGCCCACGATCGCGGTTTGCTTTGTCGACACGCCGCTTTTTCGCGAGCTGGACGATTACCACCTGATCTTTGAGCTACGCGAGCGGCGCCATCAGACGCTCTTTACCGATCAGATGGCAGTGCATATCCTGGAATTGTCGAAATTCAACAAGGCAGTTGACGAATTAGCGACCTCGCTCGACCGCTGGCTGTACTTCTTGCGGCACGGCGAAGAGCTTGACGCGCAAGCCG
Above is a window of Pirellulales bacterium DNA encoding:
- a CDS encoding Rpn family recombination-promoting nuclease/putative transposase, which gives rise to MKTQTDPKVDYAFKHVFGREQSKPALMSLLNAVLLPAQGQEIASLEPLTPFNEKNAANAKLSIVDLKACDQSGRQFFIEMQMLASSAFRQRALYYWAWLHQDQLHESEDYPALRPTIAVCFVDTPLFRELDDYHLIFELRERRHQTLFTDQMAVHILELSKFNKAVDELATSLDRWLYFLRHGEELDAQAVPGPLDVPEVRWALGDLFMISRTDPERELYLERLKARRDLNAALSDAEQAGGARTRRGDIQSLQKSLGQNVTPLKQLQALSWDELETIWADLQADLQATLANRK